tttagaaaatttaacaattatattttataaaagaatttacttttaaaaaataattaaaaatataaaatatcattttaccatACCATTTTAACTAAGATAAGTTTGCGCCTACGAATTTTAAATTGTCCCTTAATAGGCACAATGCCTACCAAATAAACCCCCATGAGATATACCATGCCCCTGATAGTATGAACTATTTAGTAAGCGTGGTTGCATCTATTGGGGtatttcaacaattttcttgTCATAATCAGAGTTTCACTTAACAAATCATAGTAtataacttattataaatattttttgtcaactaacaattaatttcaatttaaaaaacattacattattaaacaaaattcaaatatctaaaCTTTCTACATACTAAAAATCTAccccttttttttaatcaaatttctaGATTCAACCCATGCATTACACTCTAGTCTAATGAAAAAATGTATTTCCATCAATCAACAACAAAGTTCAAACGAAGAAACGTGAcatttctaacaaaaattaaaaaatctaggCAGACCCGATTCGACCCGACCCGATTTATTTCTTCTATAAATATCACGGAATCTCACGGAGAGAGCAGatcctaatatatatatatatatatatatatatatatatttcaactcTTCCCGGTCCCAAGTCAGAAGTCCCTTGTGTAAATGTTTCTTAAAAGTTcacttgtttcttcaaaatcatctttcagtgttagattttcatcttcatttgttCGTTCTTCAGTTTCCCAACATCAACACGCAAAATCACCCAAACACACCTCTACGTCTAAACGCCATTCTCAACTTGATCATTTCCTCCATGTAAACTGCAGGTCAGGTAACTTTTCTCTTCATGAAGCTCTTGATTCCTTCGATTACATGATTCATATGAATCCCACTCCCGCTATGTCATCATTCAGCCTTTTGTTTTCTGCGCTTGGTAAGAAAAAGCATATTGATCAACTTCTTGTGCTGTACACGAGATTCATTTCAGCTGGGTTGTTGCcggatttaattattttgaacattttaGTTAATTTCTTATGCAAAATGGCCCGGGTTTCTGAAGGCTTTTTGGTTTTGGGGAGTATTTTTAGGAGGGGTTTTTATCCCGATGCGGTTACTTTTAATTGTCTGATTAATGGTCTTTGTATGGAGGGGAAGATTAAGAAGGCCATCCAATTGCATAGGAAAATGGTTTTGGTTGGTTGTAGACCCAATGGGTTTACGGTTGGGACTTTGATTACTGGGTTGTGTCGAACAAGTAATGTCACTGTTGCCCTTCAGTTATTTGAGGAAATGAATAACGGGAATGGGGAATTTGGTGCCACTTGTAGGCCTGATATTGTTTCCTATTCTACACTTATTGATGGTCTTTGCAAATATGGGTTAGTAGACAAGGCAAAGAAACTGTTTTCAGAAATGAAGACCAAGGGCATTAATCCAAACGTGATTACTTACAACACTCTAATGTATGGCTTGTGTAATATATCTAATTGGGAGGAGGCTAGAACTTTGTTTATAGAGATGTTGGAGGAAGGGGTAAAGCCTGATGTGGTGACATTTAGTGTGATAATGGATAAGCTTTGTTTGAATGGAAAGATAGATGAAGCCAATGCTTTGCTCCAGCTAATGATTAATAGAGGTGTTTGTCCAGACACAATTACTTATAACACACTTTTGAGTGGTTTTTGCTTGGCAGGTAGAATTGATGATGCTAGAAATCTATTTGATTCCATGGCTAGTACGGGGTGTAAGCCTAATGTTTTTAGCTACAATATTTTGATGGATGGTTTATGCTTGGCGAATAAAGTTGATAATGCTAAGGAATTGTTTGCTTCAATGTTGAGCAAGGGATTTATGCCTAATGTAGTTAACTACAATACTCTGATCAATTGGTATTGCAAGAATCGAAAAGTTGATGAAGCTATGAATCTTTATAAGGAAATGACTTTAAAGGGAGTTAGGCCAACAGTTGTTACTTATAGCACCTTGCTATCTGGCCTTTTTATGAACTATAATGTCAGACATGCAAAAAAGCTATTTGGTGAGATGCAACTTAGTAATGTGTCTCCCAGTTTAATTACGTATAATATTCTTATTGATGGGTATTGCAAAAATGGTTGTGTTTTGGAGGCTGTTGAACTGTTCCATACTTTAATAAGTCGAAACATTCAACCTAACATCATAACTTTCAACTGTCTCATTGATGGGTTATGCAAAACAGGGAGGCTCAAAATTGCTCGGGAACTGTTTAACAGATTGCGCAATGAAGGCTTTGTTCTGAATGTCAGAACATATAACATTATGATGCATGGATTTTGTAAAGAAGGGAAGTTAGAAATGGCAAGTAATTTGTTGTTAGATATGGAGCAAGACCATTGTGCTCCAGATTTCATCACTTTTAATACTCTTATGTTTGGATTCTTGCAGAATAATGAGACTTCAAAAGTTGTTGAacttcttcacaaaatgaaagaaatgtAAAGCCAGATGCAGCTATAGCTTCAATTGTATTAGATTTACTGGAAAAGCATGAAAATTATCATGAAGTCTTGAATTTGCTACCATCCTTTTCAACCCAAGAACCGACAGGATGTTGATTGTCAAGTAATTGCATTTTCCTGAGGGAATATAGCTTTTCATCAGAGCCTTGCTAGATGTCAAAGTTTCCATTTTAAGGTGTGTGCCAACATTGTAGTGGTGATTGTATTTAAATGAATCCGTTAATGAAGAAGTCATACACTTGAAAATGTTTTTGAGATAGATCTTACTAAAAACCTGTTGGGATAAATTAAATCATGATATTTTATTGACTGCAATGCACATCTCAACCTCTTAGTCATAGTCAATCTGCTAGATGAATGACTGATGGTGAATTTTGCATTCCTATTTGTGTCCAGCCTAGTGTCTCTCTTCATTCCCAAAAAACATGAGACGGTGGTGTACTAAATAATACGTTTAGTATTCAACTCACCAGTTTGTTGGTTTGCTGAAAGtctctcttatttatttttataatatccaAATCATTGaagtttttaataattgtaTGGTTGAGTGTATGCATTTTTTCTTACTGGAATAACATGTTTAATAGTAGCAGtgaaattattcatttaaacaCAGTGATTTAGTTTCTGAAcgtaattaattttaaagtgatATTAGATAGTTAATCCATGTCTTCATCTTTGGTGATTTAGCTTGACCATCAAGTTGTTATATTAGTATGTGCCTGGCACAGTTTTGTTTCTGAGTTTGACAGGTGCTTATTGATGTTTTCAAAAGAATTACTGACGAAGATGTTTCTAGGATGTAGATGGTTAAACATTTAAGGCCACTGATTGTAATGATGCTTCTGAATCATTGAAGGAGTTGTATGAACTCTTTTGCAAATGTGAGTCTACATTACTGGAAGCTAGCTAAAACTTTTGTAAACCTAAAATTGTTGTTGATCtgtatattcattattttgtgGGTCACAAGTTCTACTTGTCATagacttatatatttatatatatattattaccaATAGATATGTTGGTGCAACTCTCTTTGAAGAGATCAAAAATCTCTACTCTGGATCAAAACCACACTCTTTGTCAAGGTAGGTtgatttttacctttaatttttgtGCGTTGATTACTTTGGGGTTTGTTGTTGGTTGTGAGGATGAtactttattgttatttcaGCAAAACGTCAAGTCCTGTATAAAAGGAAAGTGAAAAGAGTCTGTTTGTCTATCCTATCATGTTCCAACCCTGCCTGTATGAACTCTAGTTGCCAATATAGTTTAGTGGTTAGATGCCAATTCCTGTCGTGCCTCAGATTATATGAGTTTGTTTCGGAAAATGAATATATTTGGGAAGGAGATTAACCTAGACTTGGCTGATTCAGGTTCCTCTTGTGGCTTCAAATAGCATTGGGACAGAAATAACCGAGACAGAGCATGGAAACAGTGATATTGCGTTTTATGGGAATTCCTTTACAGCTGGTACTTAGTTCTTGTATTACCTTGctatttagaaattaataagaCATGCCAGTGggaatatatcaattaaattaccGGAGTTGGAGCAACAACACACCTTTCCTCTAGGATTATGTCTTGTTATACAGCCTAGCAAATTGTTAGGGAACTCAGAAATGTTTTTATCCATATCTCTGCATACATTGACCATTTTCATTTATGGAATTTTGAAGCTTTTGTtgtacattattttgtttattaactTCTGGTTTTTATCACTTTTGCTGCTTATTTTATCACACAAATCCTTACTGGTTTAATCTTAGTGATGCTTGTTTCCTGGGAAAATCCTCAGAGGAAGTCCCTCCATGTCTCAGGCCAGTGGGCATGAAGTGCTCTCGCTTTTAAGGAACCGTTAGCCAGTCCATCTACCACTTTCTTCTCTTGGACTCTAATCATAAATTgcattttctgtttgtttgtaatttatatgaACAGAATACTTAAATATAAATACGGGCAGATGCTCACACACTCATGTTTCTAGTTAATTTATGGGGGGTACATGACAGGCTGCACATTTAACATGTGATATTCATTGGTGCCcattcatatattataaaaataataaagttaaatatgatttattaatcatatatttataattagatgaaatagtttttagaaattaatcatataaatcaaTGATTAAAATGTAATTGTTTGTGTTTATTAATCAACAGAAGGTGTAACTGCAGGAGCCAAGACAACTGCTGTCGCTAGCATTGCCACTACCATTCTGATAGGAACCCAGTGTCGGATTTCTGGTAAGCAGCTTAGACGCCTTCGATGCGGAGTATTTGGCTGTCACAACAATCAGACTATAATGGATACGAGAACAATGTAACTGTGAAT
This is a stretch of genomic DNA from Mangifera indica cultivar Alphonso chromosome 11, CATAS_Mindica_2.1, whole genome shotgun sequence. It encodes these proteins:
- the LOC123229118 gene encoding pentatricopeptide repeat-containing protein At1g62910-like translates to MFLKSSLVSSKSSFSVRFSSSFVRSSVSQHQHAKSPKHTSTSKRHSQLDHFLHVNCRSGNFSLHEALDSFDYMIHMNPTPAMSSFSLLFSALGKKKHIDQLLVLYTRFISAGLLPDLIILNILVNFLCKMARVSEGFLVLGSIFRRGFYPDAVTFNCLINGLCMEGKIKKAIQLHRKMVLVGCRPNGFTVGTLITGLCRTSNVTVALQLFEEMNNGNGEFGATCRPDIVSYSTLIDGLCKYGLVDKAKKLFSEMKTKGINPNVITYNTLMYGLCNISNWEEARTLFIEMLEEGVKPDVVTFSVIMDKLCLNGKIDEANALLQLMINRGVCPDTITYNTLLSGFCLAGRIDDARNLFDSMASTGCKPNVFSYNILMDGLCLANKVDNAKELFASMLSKGFMPNVVNYNTLINWYCKNRKVDEAMNLYKEMTLKGVRPTVVTYSTLLSGLFMNYNVRHAKKLFGEMQLSNVSPSLITYNILIDGYCKNGCVLEAVELFHTLISRNIQPNIITFNCLIDGLCKTGRLKIARELFNRLRNEGFVLNVRTYNIMMHGFCKEGKLEMASNLLLDMEQDHCAPDFITFNTLMFGFLQNNETSKVVELLHKMKEM